A window from Pangasianodon hypophthalmus isolate fPanHyp1 chromosome 16, fPanHyp1.pri, whole genome shotgun sequence encodes these proteins:
- the anapc10 gene encoding anaphase-promoting complex subunit 10 isoform X1 yields the protein MIRCTAFLITVKMAAATKTPPGADPKQLERTGTVREIGSQAVWSLSSCKPGFGVDQLRDDNLETYWQSDGSQPHLVNIQFRRKTTVKMLCIYADYKSDESYTPSKISVRVGNNFHNLLEIRQLEMVEPSGWIHIPLLDLVNNPIRTFMIQIAVLANHQNGRDTHMRQIKVYTPVEESSIGKFPRCTTVDFMMYRTIR from the exons ATGATCAgatgtacag CGTTTCTGATTACAGTAAAGATGGCAGCTGCTACTAAAACCCCTCCCGGCGCTGACCCCAAGCAGCTGGAGCGCACGGGGACGGTCCGCGAGATCGGCTCTCAGGCCGTGTGGTCGCTGTCTTCCTGCAAACCCG GGTTCGGAGTCGATCAGCTGAGGGACGATAATCTGGAGACGTACTGGCAGTCAGACGGCTCTCAGCCTCACCTCGTCAACATCCAGTTCAG GAGGAAGACTACAGTGAAGATGCTCTGCATTTACGCCGATTATAAATCCGATGAGAGCTACACTCCCAGCAAGATCTCAGTCCGGGTCGGGAACAACTTCCACAACCTGCTGGAGATCCGG caGTTGGAGATGGTGGAGCCGAGCGGTTGGATCCACATCCCCCTCCTGGATCTGGTGAACAACCCCATCAGGACTTTCATGATCCAGATCGCTGTGTTGGCCAACCACCAGAACGGCCGCGACACACACATGCGCCAGATTAAAGTGTACACACCTGTGGAGGAGAGCTCCATTGGCAAATTCCCACGATGCACCACTGTCGACTTCATGATGTACCGCACCATCAGGTGA
- the LOC113530272 gene encoding uncharacterized protein LOC113530272 isoform X2 yields MRGGLNSWRMRSTDTTARRKSSRRRGSGRQKMKTLEFYHMLQKYLVEGEFFPNCSRRVRSDIRRACDKFIIKDGRLYYVGPNKTYMRLVVMTEDEKKFALNECHDNSETGNHHGVRGTRNRVIAGYYWPTLIKDVTEWVKSCERCQSNIIKTGKPALHAVKKSVPVNVLVTQAPVADEVCPSADLCQVEEEELQHSNRLPIITTIEGATSSEEIKPYFRVVVGKVQTLLDPPLAQQLLGNNNNEQSTQTSHKPHACATAREQEADVNYIYKRYLLQELEVRKADLQYTKLKIRKLELEIQKMEKEAEQDQ; encoded by the exons ATGCGCGGCGGATTGAACAGTTGGCGCATGCGCAGTACAGACACGACAGCGCGGCGCAAATCGAGCAGGAGACGCGGATCGGGTAGGCAGAAGATGAAAACGCTGGAGTTTTATCACATGCTGCAGAAATATCTGGTGGAGGGAGAGTTTTTCCCAAACTGCAGCAGAAGAGTGAGAAGTGATATCCGCCGTGCATGCGACAAATTCATCATCAAAG ATGGCCGACTGTATTACGTCGGACCTAACAAGACGTACATGCGCTTGGTGGTCATGACTGAGGATGAAAAGAAGTTCGCCCTAAATGAGTGTCATGATAACAGTGAGACCGGCAACCATCACGGTGTGAGAGGCACCAGAAACAGGGTTATTGCTGGCTACTACTGGCCAACGCTTATAAAGGACGTAACAGAGTGG GTGAAGTCTTGTGAGCGCTGTCAGAGCAACATCATCAAAACGGGGAAGCCGGCGTTGCATGCTGTGAAG AAGTCGGTTCCTGTGAATGTTTTAGTCACCCAAGCTCCTGTTGCTGATGAAGTCTGTCCTTCAGCAGATCTGTGTCAAGTAGAGGAGGAAGAGCTACAGCACAGTAACAGGCTTCCCATAATTACAACGATAGAGGGAGCGACGTCTTCAGAGGAAATAAAGCCTTATTTCCGAG TTGTGGTGGGAAAGGTCCAGACACTTCTGGACCCTCCTTTGGCTCAGCAGTTGCTGGGTAACAATAAT AATGAACAAAGCACACAAACCTCACACAAACCTCACGCTTGCGCCACAGCAAGAGAACAG GAAGCAGATGTCAATTACATATATAAAAGATATTTGCTCCAAGAACTAGAAGTAAGGAAAGCAGATCTCCAATACACAAAGCTGAAAATCAGAAAACTGGAGCtggaaatacagaaaatggagaaagaa GCTGAACAAGatcaataa
- the LOC113530272 gene encoding uncharacterized protein LOC113530272 isoform X1, which produces MRGGLNSWRMRSTDTTARRKSSRRRGSGRQKMKTLEFYHMLQKYLVEGEFFPNCSRRVRSDIRRACDKFIIKDGRLYYVGPNKTYMRLVVMTEDEKKFALNECHDNSETGNHHGVRGTRNRVIAGYYWPTLIKDVTEWVKSCERCQSNIIKTGKPALHAVKKSVPVNVLVTQAPVADEVCPSADLCQVEEEELQHSNRLPIITTIEGATSSEEIKPYFRVVVGKVQTLLDPPLAQQLLGNNNNEQSTQTSHKPHACATAREQEADVNYIYKRYLLQELEVRKADLQYTKLKIRKLELEIQKMEKEVSSQIKL; this is translated from the exons ATGCGCGGCGGATTGAACAGTTGGCGCATGCGCAGTACAGACACGACAGCGCGGCGCAAATCGAGCAGGAGACGCGGATCGGGTAGGCAGAAGATGAAAACGCTGGAGTTTTATCACATGCTGCAGAAATATCTGGTGGAGGGAGAGTTTTTCCCAAACTGCAGCAGAAGAGTGAGAAGTGATATCCGCCGTGCATGCGACAAATTCATCATCAAAG ATGGCCGACTGTATTACGTCGGACCTAACAAGACGTACATGCGCTTGGTGGTCATGACTGAGGATGAAAAGAAGTTCGCCCTAAATGAGTGTCATGATAACAGTGAGACCGGCAACCATCACGGTGTGAGAGGCACCAGAAACAGGGTTATTGCTGGCTACTACTGGCCAACGCTTATAAAGGACGTAACAGAGTGG GTGAAGTCTTGTGAGCGCTGTCAGAGCAACATCATCAAAACGGGGAAGCCGGCGTTGCATGCTGTGAAG AAGTCGGTTCCTGTGAATGTTTTAGTCACCCAAGCTCCTGTTGCTGATGAAGTCTGTCCTTCAGCAGATCTGTGTCAAGTAGAGGAGGAAGAGCTACAGCACAGTAACAGGCTTCCCATAATTACAACGATAGAGGGAGCGACGTCTTCAGAGGAAATAAAGCCTTATTTCCGAG TTGTGGTGGGAAAGGTCCAGACACTTCTGGACCCTCCTTTGGCTCAGCAGTTGCTGGGTAACAATAAT AATGAACAAAGCACACAAACCTCACACAAACCTCACGCTTGCGCCACAGCAAGAGAACAG GAAGCAGATGTCAATTACATATATAAAAGATATTTGCTCCAAGAACTAGAAGTAAGGAAAGCAGATCTCCAATACACAAAGCTGAAAATCAGAAAACTGGAGCtggaaatacagaaaatggagaaagaagTAAGTAGTCAGATAAAGCTTTAA
- the anapc10 gene encoding anaphase-promoting complex subunit 10 isoform X2: protein MAAATKTPPGADPKQLERTGTVREIGSQAVWSLSSCKPGFGVDQLRDDNLETYWQSDGSQPHLVNIQFRRKTTVKMLCIYADYKSDESYTPSKISVRVGNNFHNLLEIRQLEMVEPSGWIHIPLLDLVNNPIRTFMIQIAVLANHQNGRDTHMRQIKVYTPVEESSIGKFPRCTTVDFMMYRTIR from the exons ATGGCAGCTGCTACTAAAACCCCTCCCGGCGCTGACCCCAAGCAGCTGGAGCGCACGGGGACGGTCCGCGAGATCGGCTCTCAGGCCGTGTGGTCGCTGTCTTCCTGCAAACCCG GGTTCGGAGTCGATCAGCTGAGGGACGATAATCTGGAGACGTACTGGCAGTCAGACGGCTCTCAGCCTCACCTCGTCAACATCCAGTTCAG GAGGAAGACTACAGTGAAGATGCTCTGCATTTACGCCGATTATAAATCCGATGAGAGCTACACTCCCAGCAAGATCTCAGTCCGGGTCGGGAACAACTTCCACAACCTGCTGGAGATCCGG caGTTGGAGATGGTGGAGCCGAGCGGTTGGATCCACATCCCCCTCCTGGATCTGGTGAACAACCCCATCAGGACTTTCATGATCCAGATCGCTGTGTTGGCCAACCACCAGAACGGCCGCGACACACACATGCGCCAGATTAAAGTGTACACACCTGTGGAGGAGAGCTCCATTGGCAAATTCCCACGATGCACCACTGTCGACTTCATGATGTACCGCACCATCAGGTGA
- the LOC113530971 gene encoding putative uncharacterized protein DDB_G0292292: MSQNYVHLIAFALVAVLCVCTVTSVSGSAAGQAKDNVTCHGNCSESKSEIVNSISQLNESTTPSADPPSPHSNSTHRHDHSNFTDTEGPEENKQNVTTRISTGSTTTRSATTGSTTTGSTTTGSTTTGSTTTGSAATDSESGGNSRSTGIFFLILILIIIIILAVILYILWKKGKRYSFDLMNGEHDTPLTGVPIGTFEQTKGSTTNLDDIQEDNPDKTNPVANGCSGETPDQTSCSDQQNVPEEDSFTSDLNLNLNSPGKKVEFNLDLELIGVEPELEKQATDEPTDNDNENNNNDTNTGNDSADLFTEINLDDTQ, encoded by the exons atgtctCAAAATTATGTTCATCTAATTGCTTTTGCTCTTG tggctgtgTTGTGCGTCTGCACTGTCACAAGTGTTTCAGGCTCTGCTGCAGGGCAAGCAAAAGACAACGTGACCTGTCATGGGAATTGTTCTGAATCTAAATCTGAGATAGTAAACTCAATCTCACAGCTGAACGAGAGCACCACCCCTAGCGCCGACCCACCATCTCCTCACAGcaacagcacacacagacatgatcACAGCAACTTCACAGACACTGAGGGCCcagaagaaaataaacagaatgtcaCCACCAGAATCAGCACAGGATCTACCACCACGAGATCTGCCACCACAGGATCTACCACCACGGGATCTACCACCACGGGATCTACCACCACGGGATCTACCACCACGGGATCTGCCGCTACGG ACTCAGAATCAGGTGGAAATAGTAGAAGTACAG GGATCTTCTTTCTCATCTTGATcttaattatcatcatcatccttgCTGTCATTTTGTACATTCTTTGGAAAAAGGGAAAG AGATACTCCTTTGACCTGATGAATGGCGAGCATGACACTCCACTCACAGGAGTGCCGATAGGAACCTTCGAACAAACCAAAG GATCTACTACGAATCTGGACGACATTCAGGAGGATAATCCTGACAAAACCAATCCTGTAGCCAACGGATGTTCTGGAGAGACGCCGGACCAGACATCATGCTCTG ATCAGCAGAATGTTCCAGAAGAGGACAGCTTCACATCTgatttgaatctgaatttgaattcGCCCGGAAAGAAGGTGGAGTTTAATCTGGATCTGGAGCTGATTGGTGTAGAACCTGAACTGGAGAAACAAGCCACAGACGAACCTACAGACAACGACAAtgagaacaacaacaatgacacaAACACCG GGAATGATTCTGCGGACCTCTTTACTGAAATTAACTTGGATGACACACAGTAA